Proteins encoded within one genomic window of Eriocheir sinensis breed Jianghai 21 unplaced genomic scaffold, ASM2467909v1 Scaffold143, whole genome shotgun sequence:
- the LOC126990045 gene encoding uncharacterized protein LOC126990045 yields the protein MTEDTPQRKTSARNPRAVSLLLGVRQRQQPMASLEKQGEMKVWPGLYTHLTSQLMALARGKVVLVLEVWPGLYTHLTSQLMALARGKVVLVLEVWPGLYTHLTSQLMALVWGKVVLVLEVTSLTSPKHCGRD from the exons ATGACGGAAGACACGCCCCAGAGGAAGACGTCAGCCAGGAATCCCCGCGCGGTCAGCCTCTTGCTGGGGGTGCGGCAGCGGCAGCAACCGATGGCAAGTCTGGAGAAGCAG GGTGAGATgaaggtgtggccaggcctgtacacacacctcacctcccagctgatggccctggcacggggcaaggtggtgctggtgctggaggtgtggccaggcctgtacacacacctcacctcccagctgatggccctggcacggggcaaggtggtgctggtgctggaggtgtggccaggcctgtacacacacctcacctcccagctgatggccctggtgtggggcaaggtggtgctggtgctggaggtgaccAGTCTGACCTCACCCAAACATTGTGGCAGGGACTGA